The genomic region ATGCGTTTTGACATGCGTTTTGTTTCTGGCAGGTTTTGGTAGTTGGAAACCCGGCAAACACCAACTGTCTTATTGCCGCCAAGTCTGCTCCATCCATCCCCAAAGAGAACTTCTCCTGCCTCACCCGCCTGGACCACAACAGAGCCAGCtcccaggtacacacacatacacactattGCGTACTGTATACAAATCaataatttgtcaaaaaaaaaattctgtatGTTGCCGTGTAATGGACGCGTTGAGTTGGGGTCTTTTGCATGATTCACGTCCAGGCCAACGGCCATGCATTATTTACACCGATTGCTCGTGGGTGAAGCTGGTCTACCACCATCCTGATCGTACTGTACCATtactggtaccccaagggaaagggtgccaaaaaatggaacagttggggctggCTATTTCGGTACTATTCCTACTGGAAGTACAAAATAATACGTACTGTACAGTACTGAACTGTTCCACCCAGTGGAAACGTGACTTAAGGTCTGGcattttgacttatttttttgCTGGATAGCTACTATGACACAACTTTCTCCAACACTCTTGGTCAAAacgtgttgtattttatttgctgttgctgtgtttgtccCTCGCCTGCAGGTGGCGATGCGTTGTGGTGTTTCCTCCGACAGCGTGAAGAACGTCATCATCTGGGGGAACCACTCCTCCACCCAGTACCCCGACGTCCATCACGCCAAGGTCAACGTCAATGGCGCAGAGATGGGCGCCTACGACGCCGTCAAGGACGACGCGTGGCTCCACGGAGACTTCATCTCTGTGAGTGTCAACTTCTGACGTTTATGTGTTTCGTTTAATTCAATTTTCCCTTGTTAAAACTCCGCCTCCTCTTCAGACGGTGCAGCTGCGCGGTGCTGCCGTCATCAAGGCCAGGAAGCTGTCCAGCGCCATGTCTGCCGCCAAGGCCATCTGCGACCACATGAGGGACATCTGGTTCGGCACCAAGGAGGTCAGTGATGAAAGCAGTCGtcagaaatgtttatttccCCATTTCAAGTGTGAATGTATTTAAGTAGCTGCCACAGAATTACACCAAAAATCGAGAagtacaaactccaaacacaagatgaGAAAGAAGATGACAATGTGGACAAAGACAGTGacagccaaaaacaaaacccaagaggcggggctatgacatcatcattttcctaAAGTTGCATTTTTGTCGTATACACGAAAACGCAAGGATGGCTTGAACCAGTTTTGCCTGGGAGCCTACCTTTGTACCTACCCTTGACAGCTTTGTACTATACAAGAATTTTGCGGATTCTCCTGAACTAATGTGCACAATGTATTGGCACCTTAAAATTGTTAATTGGccattgaggaaaaaaatgattcaagCTTAATGTATCGACTAAAACACTGTCACTTGTCACTCTCATTTTAAAGCTAGAGAGAAGCTTTAGAGAAGGGGAAATACTATTATACTGATGGATTTTTGGGATTCCTGTCCACAGGGTGAATTCATCTCCATGGGCGTGTACGCTGCTGGAAACTCCTACGGAATCGCAGAGGACCTCATCTACTCTTTCCCCATCCAGATCAAGGTAAGTTTGGCCAATCAGGACTAACCCTCTATATGGGAGCCTACCTTTTTATAGACTTGGATGTGATGTCTCCTGTCATCTCCCACAGAACAAGACCTGGAAAATTGTTGACGGTCTCTCCATCAACGATTTCTCCCGTGCTAAGATGGACGCCACGGCGGCCGAGCTGGTGGAGGAGCGAGACACCGCCCTGGACTTCCTGTCCCAGTGACTACCTCCCCCTGCTAgtcaacaaccacaacaacagcacTTGAAGGCCTGCAACTCGCGGCTCTGAAGACAAAAGACCCTCCACCGTTACATCTCCAAGCcgtgtgacctctgtgtgtgtgtgtgtgtgtgcgtcacctCAGGTTTTCAGAAAGCCTGATTTAATGGCCACGCCCCCTGGCCTCCTCCCCCCTTTTCGCTCCGCGAAGGGAgcattgtctgtgtttgtagatGATTAAAATTAACACACAGTAGCCATCAAGGAAGTGTAAAAGAAATCATGATGTCACCAAATAAAACCGACAAGGAACCAGAATCACAACTCATCAGTCTCTGTCGTATGTCACCTCCACCATGGGGCTGCAGGTGGAGCTCACAGGTGCAGCCATTTGATTGGTTCACAACAGCTTTCCTCCCTCTGTACCATATATTTGGTGCAAaggtaaaaaaaccaaacatttcctCTGTTTCGGTTTGAGTCTTACATTCAGGCACATTTTCCTGACCCTAATgttgcattccatttgtagtcggaacttgGAAATGGATTACAAAGTGGCCGTCTggatacaaacactgctacgtTTACCGTTAATAGCACTCCTGTTGGATATGTTTTACGGTAAatcacttgcacacacacaatcgtaACTGCTAACAAAGGCTAGCGTGATAGCCCCATAGCATCACTCACAGCTCATACTTCTGATTTCTGATGTAAATGCAATGCAGCACTGATCCTCACAAATGGATCAgtgaaaaatgtccccacaagtcAGACTGTCCCCACAACACAGGTTTAAACCACACACCTGTATGTAAATGCATGAGttgtttggacttttttttcctcatcctcATTCCTCATCTGCACTTTCATCCCTATGTTCTCTAAAGTGTTTGCAGTGACTCGTTCTAACCACATGGGGGCAGCAGACAGCCGTAAAG from Solea senegalensis isolate Sse05_10M linkage group LG6, IFAPA_SoseM_1, whole genome shotgun sequence harbors:
- the LOC122771075 gene encoding malate dehydrogenase, cytoplasmic-like, which codes for MAEPIRVLVTGAAGQIAYSLLYSIAKGDVFGKDQPIILVLLDIPPMLPVVDGVVMELQDCALPLLREVIPTADEAVGFKDLDAAILVGSMPRREGMERKDLLKANVAIFKAQGGALEKYAKKTVKVLVVGNPANTNCLIAAKSAPSIPKENFSCLTRLDHNRASSQVAMRCGVSSDSVKNVIIWGNHSSTQYPDVHHAKVNVNGAEMGAYDAVKDDAWLHGDFISTVQLRGAAVIKARKLSSAMSAAKAICDHMRDIWFGTKEGEFISMGVYAAGNSYGIAEDLIYSFPIQIKNKTWKIVDGLSINDFSRAKMDATAAELVEERDTALDFLSQ